In Anaerolineales bacterium, a single genomic region encodes these proteins:
- a CDS encoding glycosyltransferase family protein — translation MRPRIVVVIQARMGSKRLPGKVLEDIAGAPMLVRVVERSARAAQVDDVIVATTDLPPDQAVAEACRGWGVACYRGRADDVLDRVYSAARQAQAQVVVRITGDCPLIDPAVIDLTLDAFLKAEPPLDFAANRLPNGRTFPIGLDTEVATFDALERAWNEATEPYQREHVMPYLYEPPGRFRVLRVDHSQDLGHLRWTVDTAEDLEFVRRVYAAFPGRTDFTWQEVLKLVEEQPELTAINASVAHKTFMDAE, via the coding sequence ATGCGCCCTAGGATCGTCGTCGTCATCCAAGCCCGCATGGGCTCAAAGCGCTTGCCAGGAAAAGTGCTCGAGGACATCGCTGGTGCTCCCATGCTGGTCCGGGTGGTTGAGCGATCGGCGCGGGCCGCACAGGTCGATGATGTCATTGTAGCGACAACCGACCTGCCGCCGGATCAGGCGGTGGCGGAAGCCTGCCGGGGGTGGGGGGTTGCCTGCTACCGAGGCAGGGCAGACGATGTCCTGGACCGGGTCTACAGTGCAGCTCGGCAAGCCCAGGCGCAGGTCGTTGTGCGGATCACGGGTGACTGCCCCCTCATCGATCCGGCAGTCATCGACTTGACCTTAGATGCCTTTCTGAAGGCCGAGCCCCCGCTGGATTTCGCCGCCAACCGCCTGCCGAATGGCCGTACGTTCCCAATCGGACTTGACACCGAAGTGGCAACCTTCGATGCGCTCGAGCGGGCGTGGAACGAGGCGACCGAGCCCTACCAACGAGAGCACGTCATGCCATACCTCTACGAGCCTCCCGGGCGCTTCCGGGTTCTGCGGGTCGACCATAGTCAGGATCTCGGCCACCTTCGTTGGACCGTTGACACCGCGGAAGACCTGGAGTTCGTTCGCCGGGTGTACGCTGCTTTCCCCGGCCGGACCGACTTCACCTGGCAGGAGGTCTTGAAGCTCGTGGAGGAACAGCCAGAACTGACGGCGATCAACGCCAGTGTGGCTCACAAGACGTTTATGGACGCGGAGTGA